CACTTTTGGTCAGCACTGCTCCTTTGGTTTGAACTCGCCAACgtaaaatactattttattgaATGTAATTTTATTGGTGTctatagttatactatttacCACTACTAGCCAACGTTGGAGGTCAAGCATGCAGCATGGTGGACCTGGCGGGGTCGCTTATGCTCTGTTGAAGGCTGCAAGTGAAGTATAGGGAAAATGTATTATAAACCGTAGAGAGGCTCACCAAGAGACCCCAGATTGTCTCATAACGAACACAGCGACGGTGTTGGCAGATACTGGGCGGCTCAAATGAAAATCAGCACATAGTAATGTAGGGGTATACATACCATGGTGGCATTCAACTACGAGCCCACAATCGTTTTGGCCCAGGCCTCCTCAAAGTCGTCGTCATATGTAAtaagttaactagttaatgGAGGAGCCGCTGATCTTATCAGGCCGCCTGAGCCACCGGGGCGTCTGTGGGTGATCTCGACTGTTCTTTCGTGGGCATTGATGACGTTGAAGAAGCGGGAAAAAGCAACGACAATTCAACATCGGAGCGAAAGGCGGTCCCTCTTGGCCCATGAAGATGGGGGGGTCCAGGTTGTGAGTGCCTAAGAGGAAAGTGGAGGTGCGCGAATGAGGACAAGAGGAAAACGAGGTCAGCCTCAGGCCCGCGGGCGCGAACTCGAGGTGCAGATCAGCTCAAAGAGCGAAGCGAAGTCGGCAGGAGTTGGTCTctgttctcttctctcatctCCAGTCAGTTCAGCTTCCCCACCAACTCGGCAGCACCAACAATCAACTTGCTCCCTCAGCCGCCTTCAACGCACGCCCCTCTGCGGCTCCCAAGAGTCCCAGTCTCCATCCTGTGGAATTCCTGTCTTGAGTCTTCAGACCTCGACCTTTCCTGCTCACTACTTAGTCTACGCTATTCCTGTTTGTTCTCGACGAGCTGCTGCGCGGGCCGTGTCTGGACCTCAATAGCCGCTTACCACCTCACCCACCCCTACACCGTCGCACGATCAGCGTCGTCAGaccaaacaccaacaaccctcGATCCGAGCCCTCTATGAACCTGTCAAGGCCATCCACACTGTCGAGTTTACATAGTTCGCAAACAACTCTCGAGGCGCATCCCTCTCACCTACCACCTACCGATGGTGGTGTGGGAGTTGCGCTCTCACAATGGCCGCCTTCGTGCGAGTGTCGGGGCCTGCAAATGGCAACTTTCTGATCGGATACCCTGGGATATCTGCGACTATGGTAAGTGCCATGCGACTACTGCTCGTCTAGTAAGCTCCACCAGGCCAACGCGCTTACCTACCCCAGCCCCGTATAGAAGGTAAAGTCGAGATTAGACCCAGCGTCGGCATCACGGCCCCCGTCAACGTATCCCTCGTCACTGTATCTCTCGTTCGTCGCGAAACAATTCACCCATCAGCAGACTTGGTAGTGGGTAGACGTCTAGCGCCCCCGAGGAAAGAAATTACCGATATTGTTGGAAAGGAAATGCTTCTATTCCGTTGTCCGGCCGGTCGAGAATTCGAGGAGGTCCTGTCAATGGATTTACCGTTCGTTTTATTCATTCCTTTTGGGCGAGGCGGACCAGATGCGTCTAGACGCGTTCCTCCTGCTAGCTTGCAGCTCCCCAGTCGTATTGCCGAGACGTTTTATGAGATTGTTGTGATGGTGCAGCAAGGCCACTCGGACCAGAGAAAGTACTCGTTCCCGGTTCCTATTTCACGGTATGACACGCTGTCGACATTTGGAATGTATAATCGCCCGGAGTCTGCCGAAAATGTATCAGATCACTTGGTGACATTGGGTATCTCTTTGCCGCGATGGTCATACGGTCCTCTCGACCCCGTGAGCGTCTACGTTAAATTATCTCCGAATCCCGACTGGATCAGCAAAGCCAGAAAAGTTACAATAAACAAAATTACCATCGGGATCGACGAGGAAATCATTTACAACCACGAAGGCGACGAGCCCCAACGAAAGGTCAAAACTTTAACAAAACGGACAGAACCGATTGGCGTAAAGATGCCCCCGACGGGTTTCCTAACCAATATGGGTCTGGTGTTCCCAGCGAAGGATATGCGCGATGGAGAGGGGGTTCTCCCTAGAGGTAAACCGGGATTTCCCACATATGCCGTTAGCGGGTTCACCACCACAGCAAGCCTCTATAAAATCGAGTACTACCTAACAGTAAAGGTTGGTCTCACACACAAAGTTACTCCGATCAGCACATTGTTCTTGATCATCTAGGCTTACATTTCCCTAGGCTCACCTAGCATCAGCGCGAGATATTGTGATACGCCAACCGATTGTTGTTTGTCCACTTGACCACGCTGGCTGCAAAGAAGAGATGGAAGCTATCGAACAGGCAGCTCGAGAGGCCGCTCACATCAACCCCGACAACCCATTATTACCGCTTCCTTCGATAGTTCGACCGTCAGATCCCAACGGCCTTCGTCATCTCGGGGTAGCCGTCGTCGGCAACCAAAAGAAGCCTTTAATAGACTAAGCCGACGAAAAGCGCTGCAACCTACCAACTCGAAACCTAGAAGGGACCACGTCGCTAGGTATCAGCCGAAGATCTTTCACCCCACTTATACCATACCGACTTCTGCGATAGAGGAAGCGACGACTAGTGGTTGACAGGTTAAATTGAACCTACACCAACTATACAGACATACGCGTCGCCGTACAATCCTGCAGCCTGGAGAACCAGGCCAGTTACGTCTCACGAATGCATGGTTTACGGAGTTTATATTTCTTGCATGTTGTTCTCTTTTTTGCCTCGTTAGCCTTTGTATTTAGTGTGCTTGTTTCTGGTTGGGGCCTGGGAACAGGGGCGGAGTGTCTGGTTTCTATTTCCCtgaatttcttcatcttATAGCCAGGAGCTCGAAGGAGTCATTGTCATTACTCCATACCTCCATGCTGACTATCTAGCCGTGCTTGGTCAATATAACGtgtattatttaattttttgGAAAGCGTCCCAGTCCCAATGCCAGCGTTAATAGAGCCCATTCATTACACATCCATGTCATATCTCGTCAAGCAACACGCAGCCAAGTCTTCGTAGGTCCATCCATTTTACACTGCAGCATCGCGAGAAGGACCTCTCCCATCATCCTGCCTCAAAAACTTGATGCTAAATTCGATCTTAAACTCGCCACCGGGGAGTCTCCAGTTCTGGGGAGTCTGCCATGACTGGCTCGCAAAGGACGCGTAGCAGCGCACGGGGAAAAGAACCAAATGTGCCAATCTATAATAATCACCCCATTAGTTAGCGTTCATACCTGATTGAATAAGAGGGCTTgggaaacaaacccagcAGCAAGCCCAGCGATCAGTCCAATGCCCAAGAGCACAATAACGGCCTGTGCAGTCTGCGCAGCCCTGGAGTCAGGAAGCCACGAGTCGGGCGTTTGGTCGAAATTCAGAACCAGAGCATCTGGCGCTGTGCAGACGGTGTAGACCCCAATCACGGCGTCGATGATCAGGTTtagccagagccagagagGTTGACGAGTGTGCCTAAGGCGGGATAGGTTCAGAAATGCGGTTACGGCAGTTATGATGCTCTGGGGCGCTTGGTAAGTAAGGGGGTGTTTGACCATTTGGGAGAGGGTTACGTACGATGGCAAATAGTATCTGGAGTCGCTCACGGAGGTTCCAGAACAAATAGAAGCCGCCCGGACTGGCAAAATCGATACAGATAACCGTTAGGTCAAAAAGAAAGGCGACTATGGAGAGGGCCGCTGCTAGGTGAGTGAGCAATATTGTTTTTCGGTAGTCTGTTGGTTTCCGTTGAACAGGGGTGGTGATAGTTCCATCTTGAGGGAGTTGGTACTCGCCGGCCTCGAGTGGCTCCGAAtcggcgaggagaggagtgGTATCGGATGTGTTTGCCATTGGTGGAGCCTTGTAGGTGCGCGAGTTGTAtcagtggtgatgatgaaatgagatgaagatggactGCGGATGGATAGGAACTTGGGCAGGGACGACGGTTATTATTTGGATGAGTGGACCAAAGCCTGATGAAATCCCTTGTTCTAACTCGCGGCGTTTTGATTTACGTGGTCATGAGGCTGTTGACTTATTACTGCCTCTTCGGGGCCAAATTGTTCGATCGTCAAGCAGGTAGCGAGTGATGTTGAAGGTTGGACGTTGGAGGATTCAGACCCCTCGTGCACAGCCCAGTCTAGCCTGGCTTTGCACTGGACCGCCACAGGCAGCGatattaactaactaccCTGATTGTCGCACAGTCAAATGTTTCACTCAAGTGAGTACTCCAATAATCAGTCTGACGTGATAACTAAATTCACTTTCCGATCTCCAGGAAACCCAACGCGACGCTGAGAGTATCGGGGTCCAAGTTCTGAGCCACCTGGTTCCGCGCCCTGTCAATTTGTCGCAAACAGTCTTTGAGAATTTCCAGGACCGTTTGATACTGCGCAGAGGATGACCCGTAGGTGTTCAAGGCGTTGGTGAGATTCGTGGAGATCTGCAATGACTGTCAGGGTGGGTTTGGACAAGACGTCGGGTACGACAACAGATTCCCATACATGGACGAGAACCTCGTTGTAGTCGATTTGAGGTTCGTTTGTAACTTCGGATTCCATAACGTTTTCCAAGTAGAAGATATAGAAAGTCAAACACAGCAGGGGAGAACCAGTGGGGAAGAAAGTCTGGGCCTGAGTCAAAATGCGGAACTGAAACTGAGCTGATAACTTTACTTACATATACCCACCATGACTGATAACAACCcgaactttttttttatcgcGACTTCGCTCTCAACCTTTCACCTCATCGCAGCTCCCGATAACGCGCCACATTTTGAATAAATAGGGCTGCATTTTCTACTTCGTCATGGCGGACCTAGATGAAGCTGCAATCAACAATCCCTCCACTGGAGGTGGCTATGCCGATATCGATCTATCGGATGAGACTCAGGACTTCCGCATGCTCAACAACCTCTCCTTGTCAGTTGCTGTAGCTCTGTATTCACCCTATCCAGCATACTAACTTTCGCAGCCTGACAGACGCGGCAGATGCCTCCATTCCCAAGCGAGGTGAAAAGGACTTCGAGCCAAACCCGACCCTCTTCCAGGCCGACATTCTCTCCGCCTCGCGACAGGCGATGCATAATGCCCTTGCATACCCACGACTACACAACCCGAAGAACGAAGTTATTGGGATTTACGCTCCAAATGGACCTGTGCCGCCTGCATCTTCCAAAACCTTAGACTCAATCACCGAAGACTCTCCGGCTGAGAGACCAGCTCCCGTTTCAGTTGGCGCGAACGTACACCCGGAGTCATGCGTCTATGTTGCGATCCCGAAAGGACAATACTTCAAAACACTTGGGCAGGCAGATCGTTGGGGACGGATATGGCTTCTTCCCGAAGAGGCGCTGTATCTGCTTGAACGAGGCACCCTGGATATAAGATGGCCCCGCTGTGCTGTCGGagaaggcgacgaagatgatatcGAAGACTCCGGGATACCGATGAGCTTACAGGCTgcgtatgcatgtctagtCGGTCGTGGTGGGTTAACAATGGAGAGGTTTTCTGTTTTTACGGGTCTTCGACGCTTGGGCTATTCCGTGTTTCGAGCATCTGCATGGTCCGAAAATGGCGAAAATGATAAAGTATCAAGCGATATCACAGGGCCAACTAAACCACAAGGGTCAGGTCTAGTTGGGATTTTCACACATTTGCTAAAATGGCTTCGTGATACTGCCCCGACAACGGCAGCAGGCCCTGTCGCTGGCCTTGGTTTCCATCGCAGCTACGGTACGAATATCTTGAACAACCCTCTCTAAATACTGCTAACCTCTTTACTAGATGATATCTATCGCAGAATCTCAATAATACCTTATTACGACCCTGTCACCGccccctctccttctccacgcGCAGAGTTGCCGTACGCCGTCGTGTGGCATGTTTACAAACCGTCGCCTAGTTTCCGCAAGTCTGCTCGACCCTATCCTGATTTTAAGATCGCGGTCGTCAATGCTCGAACACATACCACCGTCCCTACCCTTTCTCAAATCGGCAGCTTACTAGAGAGCACACCTCTAGACCCACCCCGGTCAGATAGGCAACTCTATGTGAGAATACGCAATGGGTATCGAAACGTCATCCTAGCTGTCGTCGATCAGGGAATCGTGAGTTATCTCCGGATCGCAGATGCAGCCTTCGGCAAGGAAAAGATATACGAGGCGCGACCTTCCGGTGGTAACAAGTTGCGCGGCCCGCCCCGACATAAATTTAAGAAGCGATGATTATTTGCAACGCGCATGAACTACTGAATCATGTAAAGTCTACATACCGCCGCCAGAATATCAACTACCAGGCGCAGTTTGTCTCCCCTTGAATGAGGCCCTGATATCCGTTGAGAAGAGGATAAAGGCCGAAAGAGGGGGATACCTCTTGATCTGCCATCATCATTAGAGCTTCCAGCCATGGGATAGGCTGGTCGCAGATGCGATAGATGGCTAAGCTTAGGTCTAGCATTCCTGCAGCTTCGGAAGGTTGATACGCAACCATAAAAGAGGATACCAGCAGGCATAAGCATTACGACGGGCGAAACTGAGAAGATGTGTCGAGTTAATAACGAAAATGTGTATATACCCATATTCCTGGAACGCCGATCGTATAACACGGTTCGCTTATAAACCAAGCCGATTAAACTCCTAAATCAATGCAGTCGGCCATTTCCATATCATTTAGCCATCAATCGTATCAAGCGTAACAGCTAAGGCCGTCAGCCACCGAGAAACCTAGTCAATAATAACTGAGCAACTCCTACCGGGAGGATTATGTGTCCAGGTAATCCGCGGCCATCAATAATTCCAAGCACAGCTCTGGTGGGATATCCATATCTGGCACGTTCGTCtggttcttgttcttctcgtTGTAGCACAGATACTCGCAAACTTTCTCCAAAACGATCCCGCTAAGGTTTTCGAAGACGCAGCGGCCGCTTAACGCTTCAGCAAATTTGCCTAAATTTCGAAGAAATCATTAGCAAGAATCCTTTTCTCAGTTGTAGACGCGAGGGGAAGAACTGACTTGAAGGATCGAGCATGCGGCGTATCGTGCCTGAAACACAGGCTGTGTTTCTTGGGATGATGTACTCGAACCCATCGCCGGATACGAGAGTGACGTAATCATGTTGTGTTGGTTCTGAAGACATTTCTTTGGCGAATGTCGAGAATGATACagggatgatgaagaagtgGGAGGGGAGAAAACgcggaagagaaaaagaggtCGCGATGTGGTCCGTGCTGAAGCTCCGCAACTCCGCCGATATAAAGAAGTCTCGACCACGCCCACTCTCGGCCTCCGTCCGATCTGCGTGCTCTGATGCAATGCAGGTACGTAGCTCTAAATTTTACATATCAGGTGTGTCTCCCTAACTCGTATACTCAAatcaatattaatacttGACGTAGTGAACCTCTTGCATCCAAGTCCTTGAATGTGGACGGAGCTGCGGAGACAACACCGCTTACCATCTTGAACTTCATTCTATTTGCAAGGACAAGATCGTCAATGCATCGCATCTATCTCATCCCCTCACGGGGATTTTCAACTTTTCTCAATTCCCGCTCCTCCCTTCACGCAAAGCCCGATCATGGAATAGGTATTTCACGATCTCAATACATGCGCCAATTCACTTCATACAGcccaaacaccaacagcACTTCATTCCACCCCTCCAATCGACTATCTGGGCGAACATGCATGATCACAGGAGGGAGCTCCGGAATTGGCTTCGCTATCGCAGAACGATTCCTCCAAGAGGGCGTGGACCGCGTTATCCTTGTCGGGCGATCCTACGAGCGTCTCGTTCGTGCAGCAACGCAATTGGCACGGCCTAACCCAGAAAGCTCAGCCACAACTCAAACTAACAACACGGGCAATGATAATATTGTGGCCACTCGAACACCCGAAGAAGACCAGGCGCTGGATCAGAGCAAAATCTCACCCGGCACACTAATCCCCTCGTCCAGCCAGATTAGCCTCCTTGTAGGCGATGTATCTGAGGCGTCAACGTGGACCAGAGAGTTAGAAAACGCGATGGTATGTATTCTACTTTTATTTGTCACAGCCAACCAACTAACGAGCCCAGCAACCGGTCGACATCCTCATAAATGCAGCCGGTATCTCAACATCCAACGTCCTCCCCAGAACAGATCCAAAAGACATCTCACTAGTCCTCCGCACAAATCTTGAAGGCTCTCTACTTACCTCTCGCGCCCTCATCCGCGCATCAATCCGCAATCGGATGAAAAACCGCGCCACCGACAGCACCACTTCCATTCCCTCCAAatgcatcatcaac
Above is a window of Aspergillus puulaauensis MK2 DNA, chromosome 2, nearly complete sequence DNA encoding:
- a CDS encoding elongin C (COG:K;~EggNog:ENOG410PQMI;~InterPro:IPR016073,IPR001232,IPR011333,IPR039948;~PFAM:PF03931;~go_process: GO:0006511 - ubiquitin-dependent protein catabolic process [Evidence IEA]) is translated as MSSEPTQHDYVTLVSGDGFEYIIPRNTACVSGTIRRMLDPSSKFAEALSGRCVFENLSGIVLEKVCEYLCYNEKNKNQTNVPDMDIPPELCLELLMAADYLDT
- the SEN54 gene encoding tRNA-splicing endonuclease subunit SEN54 family protein (BUSCO:EOG09263AZP;~COG:J;~EggNog:ENOG410PNWX;~InterPro:IPR024336,IPR024337;~PFAM:PF12928); translation: MADLDEAAINNPSTGGGYADIDLSDETQDFRMLNNLSFLTDAADASIPKRGEKDFEPNPTLFQADILSASRQAMHNALAYPRLHNPKNEVIGIYAPNGPVPPASSKTLDSITEDSPAERPAPVSVGANVHPESCVYVAIPKGQYFKTLGQADRWGRIWLLPEEALYLLERGTLDIRWPRCAVGEGDEDDIEDSGIPMSLQAAYACLVGRGGLTMERFSVFTGLRRLGYSVFRASAWSENGENDKVSSDITGPTKPQGSGLVGIFTHLLKWLRDTAPTTAAGPVAGLGFHRSYDDIYRRISIIPYYDPVTAPSPSPRAELPYAVVWHVYKPSPSFRKSARPYPDFKIAVVNARTHTTVPTLSQIGSLLESTPLDPPRSDRQLYVRIRNGYRNVILAVVDQGIVSYLRIADAAFGKEKIYEARPSGGNKLRGPPRHKFKKR
- a CDS encoding uncharacterized protein (COG:S;~EggNog:ENOG410Q1DZ): MESEVTNEPQIDYNEVLVHISTNLTNALNTYGSSSAQYQTVLEILKDCLRQIDRARNQVAQNLDPDTLSVALGFLEIGK
- a CDS encoding SDR family NAD(P)-dependent oxidoreductase (COG:Q;~EggNog:ENOG410PQQ9;~InterPro:IPR036291,IPR002347;~PFAM:PF08659,PF13561;~go_process: GO:0055114 - oxidation-reduction process [Evidence IEA]), which produces MHRIYLIPSRGFSTFLNSRSSLHAKPDHGIGISRSQYMRQFTSYSPNTNSTSFHPSNRLSGRTCMITGGSSGIGFAIAERFLQEGVDRVILVGRSYERLVRAATQLARPNPESSATTQTNNTGNDNIVATRTPEEDQALDQSKISPGTLIPSSSQISLLVGDVSEASTWTRELENAMQPVDILINAAGISTSNVLPRTDPKDISLVLRTNLEGSLLTSRALIRASIRNRMKNRATDSTTSIPSKCIINISSLLALKGGTGVVPYAASKAGVLGLTRSLTVEASKTLRNQIIRSNAIVPGYIETPMIADFSQTENDKLKEDIPLGRFGQPHEVADTAVFLAQNEYANNCVINLDGGLSAL
- a CDS encoding arrestin C-terminal domain-containing protein (COG:S;~EggNog:ENOG410PF9M;~InterPro:IPR011022;~PFAM:PF02752); protein product: MAAFVRVSGPANGNFLIGYPGISATMPRIEGKVEIRPSVGITAPVNVSLVTVSLVRRETIHPSADLVVGRRLAPPRKEITDIVGKEMLLFRCPAGREFEEVLSMDLPFVLFIPFGRGGPDASRRVPPASLQLPSRIAETFYEIVVMVQQGHSDQRKYSFPVPISRYDTLSTFGMYNRPESAENVSDHLVTLGISLPRWSYGPLDPVSVYVKLSPNPDWISKARKVTINKITIGIDEEIIYNHEGDEPQRKVKTLTKRTEPIGVKMPPTGFLTNMGLVFPAKDMRDGEGVLPRGKPGFPTYAVSGFTTTASLYKIEYYLTVKAHLASARDIVIRQPIVVCPLDHAGCKEEMEAIEQAAREAAHINPDNPLLPLPSIVRPSDPNGLRHLGVAVVGNQKKPLID
- a CDS encoding uncharacterized protein (COG:S;~EggNog:ENOG410PZI0;~TransMembrane:4 (i45-66o86-104i116-139o159-184i)) yields the protein MANTSDTTPLLADSEPLEAGEYQLPQDGTITTPVQRKPTDYRKTILLTHLAAALSIVAFLFDLTVICIDFASPGGFYLFWNLRERLQILFAISIITAVTAFLNLSRLRHTRQPLWLWLNLIIDAVIGVYTVCTAPDALVLNFDQTPDSWLPDSRAAQTAQAVIVLLGIGLIAGLAAGLAHLVLFPVRCYASFASQSWQTPQNWRLPGGEFKIEFSIKFLRQDDGRGPSRDAAV